The following proteins are encoded in a genomic region of Triticum dicoccoides isolate Atlit2015 ecotype Zavitan chromosome 1B, WEW_v2.0, whole genome shotgun sequence:
- the LOC119323059 gene encoding homeobox protein knotted-1-like 10: protein MEDLYSIHPGISRGGEGGAACSEASGVAGGASSPPPPPPPADLTELMKAQIAGHPRYPSLLSAYIECRKVGAPPEVAALLEEIGQPERRGGGATATGEIGLDPELDEFMEAYCRLLSRYKEELSRPLDEAASFLTTIRSQLTNLCGGGATATSPHSDEMVGSSEDEPCSGDVDGSDAGMQEHSSRLADHELKEMLLKKYSGCLSRLRSEFLKKRKKGKLPKDARLALMDWWNTHYRWPYPTEEDKVRLAAMTGLDPKQINNWFINQRKRHWKPSEDMRFALMEGVTGGGGSSSGTTLYFDTGTIGP, encoded by the exons ATGGAGGATCTGTACAGCATCCACCCGGGGATCTCgcgcggcggcgagggcggcgcggccTGCAGCGAGGCGTCGGGGGTCGCCGGCGGGGCCAGCTCTCCTCCCCCGCCTCCGCCGCCTGCGGATCTGACGGAGCTGATGAAGGCGCAGATCGCCGGGCACCCCCGCTACCCCTCCCTCCTCTCCGCGTACATCGAATGCCGCAAG GTGGGCGCACCGCCGGAGGTGGCCGCGCTGTTGGAGGAGATCGGACAGCCGGAGAGGCGCGGCGGAGGCGCCACAGCCACCGGGGAGAttggcctcgaccccgagctcgacGAGTTCATG GAGGCCTACTGCCGGCTGCTGTCGCGGTACAAGGAGGAGCTGTCCCGGCCGTTGGACGAGGCCGCCTCCTTCCTCACCACCATCCGCTCGCAGCTCACTAATCTCTGCGGCGGcggagccaccgccacctcgcCGCACTCCG ATGAAATGGTGGGGTCGTCGGAGGACGAGCCGTGCTCGGGGGACGTCGACGGATCCGACGCCGGCATGCAAGAGCACAGCTCCCGGCTGGCTGACCACGAGCTCAAGGAGATGCTGCTCAAGAAGTACAGCGGCTGCCTCAGCCGCCTCCGGTCCGAGTtcctgaagaagaggaagaaagggaaGCTGCCCAAGGATGCTCGGCTTGCTCTCATGGACTGGTGGAACACACACTACCGCTGGCCTTACCCCACG GAAGAGGACAAGGTGCGGCTCGCCGCGATGACGGGCCTGGACCCGAAGCAGATCAACAACTGGTTCATCAACCAGAGGAAGCGGCACTGGAAGCCGTCGGAGGACATGCGGTTCGCGCTCATGGAGGGCGTCACCGGAGGAGGGGGATCCTCTTCCGGCACGACACTCTACTTCGACACGGGCACGATCGGGCCATGA